In Paramormyrops kingsleyae isolate MSU_618 chromosome 13, PKINGS_0.4, whole genome shotgun sequence, a single window of DNA contains:
- the caprin1b gene encoding caprin-1b: protein MPSATIGNRAVQSSSPEVGSAPGSMGQLTMTAQYSEAHTEAMKQVLGVIDKKVRNMEKKKGKLDDYQAKKNKGERLNHDQLEALSKFQEVANNLEFARELQKSFLTLGQDIQKAVKKAARREQLQREEAEQKRLKALLELQFILDKLGDENVRQELKQVSLLVDEDLTAIDEFYKLVGPERNQNVRLVDQYEQASQHFWELLEGRDKAVVGTTYKALKDTLDKLLLSGYFDKAHDHQNGLCEEDEEQLPAPESSEAEEPHTEPEGEVVEDYTEPIEVEATEFVNRQFIPEATYSNTDKEQGEEWNTESEAVSALQQPPPVPTAPSPAVPDVHPLAPVTPVAPVPSADPGVRKQAVQDLMAQMQGPYNFMQDSMLEFDSQTIDPAIVSAQPLKPSMELPQMVCPPVHQDSRLAQPNTVPVQPEPTQVPMVSPTPEAFSTTPPLYQSAHPTDPRPPTDAIDPLQASMSLSSEPSPPTSLPAASQPQVFQPVSKPLHSSGINVNAAPFQSMQTVFNLNAPVPPANETEALKQQSQYPSGYSPGFSGPVQHAVEQSEMQPESLQSVVGAFHTQDQTLSSVGGHQPPQQGTGFSRAGQSFYNSRAIPRGVPRNSRGMLNGYRGPSNGFRGGYDGYRPPFSNTPSSGYGQPQFSTPRDYSSSSYQRDGYQQNYKRGAGQGPRGCSRGRGTPFKPGRGVPHVTAQQAN from the exons ATGCCCTCAGCGACTATTGGCAACCGGGCTGTACAGTCCTCCAGTCCAGAGGTGGGGTCCGCTCCTGGATCGATGGGCCAGCTCACCATGACCGCTCAGTATTCCGAAGCCCACACAGAGGCTATGAAGCAAGTGCTGGGTGTCATCGACAAGAAAGTCCGCAACATGGAAAAGAAGAAG GGCAAGCTGGACGACTATCAAGCAAAGAAGAACAAAGGAGAACGTCTGAACCACGATCAATTG GAAGCCTTGTCAAAGTTCCAGGAAGTGGCGAATAACCTAGAGTTTGCTCGGGAGTTGCAGAAGAGCTTCCTGACGCTTGGTCAAGAT ATCCAGAAAGCGGTGAAGAAGGCAGCACGCCGGGAACAGCTGCAGCGTGAAGAGGCTGAACAGAAGAGGCTTAAGGCCCTGCTGGAGCTGCAGTTCATTCTGGACAAGCTGGGCGACGAAAATGTGCGGCAGGAGCTGAAGCAGGTTTCCCTGCTTGTGGACGAGGACCTCACTGCCATAGACGAGTTCTACAAGCTAGTGGGGCCAGAACGAAACCAAAATGTCCG GCTGGTGGACCAGTATGAACAGGCATCTCAGCACTTCTGGGAGCTGCTGGAGGGCAGAGACAAGGCAGTGGTTGGTACCACAT ACAAAGCACTGAAGGACACCCTTGACAAGCTTCTGCTGAGCGGCTACTTTGACAAAGCTCATGACCACCAGAACGGCCTATGCGAAGAGGACGAGGAGCAGCTCCCCGCACCAGAGTCTTCGGAGGCGGAGGAACCGCATACAGAGCCAG AAGGTGAAGTTGTGGAAGATTACACAGAGCCAATTGAAGTGGAAGCGACAGAG TTTGTAAACAGACAGTTCATTCCAGAAGCCACCTACAGCAACACTGACAAAGAGCAAGGAGAGGAGTGGAATACAGAATCAGAA GCAGTCAGTGCTCTGCAGCAGCCCCCCCCTGTACCTACAGCCCCTTCCCCCGCCGTACCTGACGTACATCCCCTCGCCCCAGTGACTCCTGTGGCCCCCGTGCCCTCAGCTGACCCTGGGGTCAGGAAGCAGGCTGTGCAAGACCTCATGGCACAGATGCAAGGGCCCTACAACTTCATGCAG GACTCGATGCTGGAGTTCGATAGTCAGACCATAGATCCTGCGATTGTGTCGGCACAGCCCTTAAAGCCCAGCATGGAGCTGCCTCAGATGGTGTGTCCGCCTG TACATCAAGACTCCCGACTTGCACAACCCAACACAGTTCCTGTACAGCCAGAACCAACACAA gtCCCAATGGTTTCCCCCACACCTGAAGCATTTTCCACAACACCACCCCTCTACCAATCCGCACACCCAACAGACCCCCGACCACCAACAGATGCTATTGACCCCCTCCag GCCTCCATGTCTCTCTCGTCCGAGCCGTCGCCCCCCACGTCCCTTCCGGCCGCCTCGCAGCCCCAGGTGTTCCAGCCAGTCTCGAAACCCCTCCACAGCAGCGGCATCAACGTCAATGCAGCCCCATTCCAGTCTATGCAGACA GTGTTCAACCTCAATGCCCCCGTGCCCCCAGCCAATGAGACGGAGGCACTGAAACAGCAAAGTCAGTACCCAAGTGGCTACAGCCCAGGCTTCAGTGGGCCGGTCCAGCACGCTGTGGAGCAGTCGGAGATGCAGCCGGAGTCTTTGCAGTCCG TTGTTGGTGCCTTCCACACCCAAGACCAAACCCTTTCCAGCGTGGGGGGCCACCAGCCCCCGCAGCAGGGCACAGGCTTCAGCAGGGCGGGACAGTCCTTCTATAACAGCCGGGCCATACCTCGTGGCGTGCCCAGGAACTCCCGGGGGATGCTCAATGGCTATAGGGGTCCATCTAACGGCTTCAGAG GTGGATATGACGGGTACAGGCCTCCTTTCTCCAACACTCCCAGCAGCGGCTACGGACAGCCGCAGTTCAGCACGCCGCGCGATTACTCCAGCAGCAGCTATCAGCGG GATGGATACCAGCAGAACTACAAGCGTGGTGCCGGACAGGGACCTCGAGGTTGTTCTCGAG GTCGTGGGACACCATTCAAACCCGGCAGAGGGGTACCTCATGTGACTGCGCAACAGGCCAACTAA
- the nat10 gene encoding RNA cytidine acetyltransferase: MSTFRKKVDNRIRVQIENGMLQQHRTLFVVVGDHGRDQVVILHHMLSKATVKARPSVLWCYKKELGFSSHRKKRMRQLQKKIKTGTLNLKEDDPFELFIAATNIRYCYYNETHKILGNTYGMCILQDFEALTPNLLARTIETVEGGGLVVILLRTMNSLKQLYAMTMDVHSRYRTEAHQDVVGRFNERFILSLASCQNCVVIDDQLNILPISSHMANIKPIPPKTQEDSLSPRELELKELKLSLQDTQPVGVLVDNCKTLDQAKAVLKFIEAISEKTLRSTVALTAARGRGKSAALGLAIAGAVAFGYSNIFVTSPSPDNLNTLFEFIFKGFDALQYQEHLDYEIIQSLNPEFNKAVVRVNIFKEHRQTIQYIHPGDAVKLGQAELLVIDEAAAIPLPLVKKLLGPYLVFMASTINGYEGTGRSLSLKLIQQLRTQSVDSQQSQSAENKNSSTARLAAARTLHEVSLHESIRYAPGDSVEKWLNDLLCLDCLNIPRIISGCPLPQTCELYYVNRDTLFCYHKASEAFLQRLMALYVASHYKNSPNDLQMLSDAPAHHLFCLLPPVPPTQNSLPEVLAVVQVCLEGEISRQSILNSLSRGKKASGDLIPWTVSEQFQDPEFGSLSGGRVVRIAVNPDYQGMGYGSRAMQLLQMYYEGQFPVLDDTVQPVSSEITLVSSEAVGLLEEVVKPRKDLPPLLLKLSERRAERLHYLGVSYGLTAQLLKFWKRAGFVPVYLRQTPNDLTGEHSCVMLKELSTEEGQEQGQWLHAFWTDFRRRFLSLLSYQFSSFPPSSALNILQNKNLKEEALPGLSSSELATQFTPYDLKRLEMYSRNMVDYHLVMDMIPALSRMFFLRQLGDVSLSAAQCALLLGVGLQHKTVDQLEHEIGLPSSQLMGLFNRLIRKVVQYFNRIQEKAVEADMVSSKEITMEPTVRSLSEDLEEAAKEFKEKHKKEMEQIKEMNLTEYMIRGDDEEWDQVLRKAGDSAIISIKSNKKRKLDGGNKQEQKSHKKLKKGKDKKGKFSK, translated from the exons ATGTCAACGTTCCGGAAAAAAGTAGACAATCGGATCCGTGTTCAGATCGAGAATGGCATGCTGCAGCAGCATCGTACCTTATTTGTTGTAGTGGGAGATCATGGAAGAGACCAG GTGGTCATTCTTCATCACATGCTCTCTAAAGCCACAGTAAAAGCCAGACCATCCGTGCTGTGGTGCTACAAAAAAGAACTGGGATTCAGCAG TCATCGTAAGAAACGGATGCGCCAGCTGCAGAAGAAGATTAAGACGGGAACTCTGAACCTGAAGGAAGATGACCCCTTTGAGCTGTTCATTGCCGCCACAAATATTCGCTACTGCTACTACAATGAAACCCACAAGATCCTGGGAAACACATATGGCATGTGTATCCTCCAG GACTTTGAAGCCCTGACTCCTAATCTCCTGGCACGTACTATTGAGACCGTTGAAGGGGGGGGACTCGTTGTCATTCTGCTCCGGACCATGAACTCCCTCAAACAGCTTTACGCTATGACAATG GATGTACACTCTCGCTATAGGACTGAAGCACACCAAGACGTGGTTGGAAGGTTCAATGAAAG GTTCATCTTGTCCTTGGCTTCCTGTCAAAATTGTGTGGTCATTGATGACCAACTCAACATCCTGCCCATCTCTAGCCACATGGCCAACATCAAACCCATCCCTCCAAAGACTCAG GAGGACAGTTTGTCTCCTCGGGAGCTAGAGTTAAAGGAACTCAAGTTGTCTCTACAAGATACCCAGCCTGTGGGAGTCCTAGTGGACAACTGTAAGACCCTGGACCAG GCCAAGGCCGTGCTGAAATTCATCGAGGCGATTTCGGAGAAGACCCTGCGGAGCACGGTGGCCCTGACGGCTGCCAGGGGCCGGGGCAAGTCTGCCGCGCTGGGGCTAGCCATCGCTGGCGCTGTGGCATTTGG CTACTCCAACATCTTTGTGACTTCCCCGAGTCCGGACAACCTGAACACCCTGTTCGAGTTCATCTTCAAAGGCTTTGACGCTCTTCAGTACCAG GAGCACCTAGACTATGAAATCATCCAGTCCCTGAATCCTGAGTTTAATAAGGCCGTCGTCCGAGTCAACATCTTCAAAGAGCATCGACAGACTATTCAG TACATCCACCCTGGTGACGCCGTGAAGCTCGGCCAGGCGGAGCTGCTGGTGATTGACGAGGCTGCTGCCATTCCTCTGCCTCTGGTGAAGAAGCTGCTGGGGCCATATCTGGTGTTCATGGCTTCTACCATAAATGG GTATGAGGGAACTGGCCGCTCCCTCTCCCTGAAGCTCATCCAGCAGCTCCGGACGCAGAGTGTGGACAGTCAGCAGAGTCAATCTGCCGAGAACAAGAACAGCAGCACGGCCCGGCTGGCCGCCG CCCGTACCCTTCACGAGGTTTCCCTCCATGAGTCGATCCGCTACGCGCCAGGGGACTCGGTGGAAAAGTGGCTCAACGACCTCCTGTGCCTGGACTGCTTGAACATCCCACGAATCATCTCTGGCTGCCCCCTACCTCAGACCTGCGAGCT ATACTATGTAAACAGGGATACGTTGTTCTGCTACCACAAGGCCTCTGAGGCCTTCCTTCAGAGGCTCATGGCTCTTTATGTGGCGTCACACTACAAG AACTCACCTAATGACCTCCAGATGCTCTCTGATGCCCCTGCACACCACCTGTTTTGTCTCTTGCCTCCGGTTCCCCCTACCCAGAATTCCTTGCCAGAAGTACTGGCAGTGGTACAG GTCTGTCTTGAGGGGGAAATATCACGCCAGTCCATCTTAAATAGCTTGTCCAGAGGGAAGAAAGCTTCTGGAGACCTCATACCCTGGACCGTCTCAGAACAG TTCCAAGATCCTGAGTTTGGCAGCCTCTCTGGAGGAAGGGTGGTACGCATTGCTGTGAATCCAGATTACCAAGGG ATGGGCTATGGGTCACGTGCCATGCAGTTGCTGCAGATGTACTACGAGGGTCAGTTCCCAGTCTTGGATGACACAGTGCAACCCGTTTCCAGTGAAATCACTTTAGTTAGCAGTGAG GCGGTCGGCCTCCTGGAGGAAGTGGTGAAGCCGCGGAAGGATCTGCCCCCACTGCTGCTGAAACTGAGCGAGAGGCGGGCAGAGAGGCTGCACTATCTGGGAGTGTCCTATGGGCTTACAGCCCAGTTGCTCAA GTTCTGGAAACGAGCTGGCTTTGTTCCTGTTTATTTAAGACAAACCCCT AATGACCTGACGGGAGAGCATTCATGTGTGATGCTGAAGGAGCTCAGTACAGAGGAGGGTCAGGAGCAGGGTCAGTGGCTCCATGCCTTCTGGACCG acTTCCGCAGAcgcttcctgtctctgctgtcCTATCAGTTCAGTAGCTTCCCCCCAAGCTCGGCTCTTAACATCCTGCAGAACAAGAACCTCAAGGAGGAAGCCCTGCCAG GACTCAGCAGCTCAGAGTTGGCCACACAGTTCACTCCCTATGACCTTAAGAGGCTTGAGATGTACTCCAGGAACATGGTGGACTACCACCTCGTCATGGACATGATCCCGGCTCTGTCCAGGATGTTCTTTCTCAGGCAGCTGGGggatgtctctctctctgcagccCAGTGT GCTCTGTTACTAGGTGTTGGGCTGCAACATAAAACAGTGGATCAGCTAGAACATGAGATCGGCCTTCCCAGCAGTCAGCTGATGGGCCTCTTCAACCGCCTCATCCGCAAGGTGGTGCAG TACTTCAACAGAATCCAGGAAAAAGCAGTGGAAGCAGACATGGTCTCATCAAAAGAGATCACCATGGAACCAACTGTCCGATCTCTCAGTGAGGACCTG GAAGAGGCAGCTAAGGAGTTCAAGGAGAAGCACAAGAAGGAGATGGAGCAAATCAAGGAGATGAATCTTACAGA GTACATGATCCGAGGAGATGATGAGGAGTGGGACCAGGTGTTGAGAAAAGCAGGAGACAGTGCTATCATCAGCATAAAGAG TAACAAGAAGAGAAAACTGGATGGtggaaataaacaagagcagaAGTCACACAAGAAGCTGAAGAAGGGcaaagataaaaaggggaaatTCTCCAAGTAA